A window from Cryptomeria japonica chromosome 1, Sugi_1.0, whole genome shotgun sequence encodes these proteins:
- the LOC131073475 gene encoding calcium-dependent protein kinase 12, with translation MSILGEYQLGRKIGSGGDGIVVEIIHLQSRQKLACKIIPSKSVKQEEIEIWRDLSGHPNVLGLRNVHRHKGKFYMMTDLCEGGDLCSYLINHANAPLSHQNAACIIKSLMEALQHCHGMGVVHRDVKLDNILLNSQTNFSDIKLGDFGLAAPFSQGELLYHDVGTLQYVAPEVLLWEGYSKEVDIWSAGIVLFCLLTGCFLYDSGDSEDIREQIKTANTQLDIDEDVGIPSQAKDLLKGMLNKNVKERFTTNQILCHPWILENTSRHG, from the exons ATGTCGATTCTTGGTGAATACCAGCTAGGCAGGAAGATCGGTTCTGGAGGAGACGGAATAGTGGTCGAAATAATTCATTTGCAAAGTCGACAGAAATTGGCCTGTAAAATTATTCCAAGCAAATCAGTAAAGCAGGAAGAAATTGAGATATGGAGAGATTTATCTGGGCATCCAAATGTTCTTGGCTTAAGAAATGTGCATCGCCACAAAGGAAAATTTTACATGATGACAGATCTTTGTGAGGGAGGAGACCTGTGTTCTTATCTCATAAACCATGCAAATGCTCCATTATCTCACCAAAATGCTGCATGCATTATCAAATCTTTAATGGAAGCTCTTCAGCACTGCCATGGAATGGGAGTTGTACACAGAGATGTAAAGCTTGACAATATACTTTTGAATTCTCAGACCAATTTCAGTGACATAAAACTGGGAGACTTTGGACTAGCTGCTCCTTTTAGCCAAG GAGAGCTTTTGTATCATGATGTTGGAACTTTGCAATATGTTGCTCCAGAAGTTTTGTTGTGGGAGGGGTATTCCAAGGAGGTTGATATTTGGAGTGCAGGAATTGTTTTGTTTTGCCTTCTGACAGGTTGTTTTCTTTATGATTCTGGTGATTCTGAAGACATAAGAGAACAGATTAAGACAGCTAATACACAacttgatattgatgaagatgttgGCATTCCCTCTCAAGCCAAAGATCTTCTCAAGGGAATGCTCAACAAAAATGTCAAGGAGAGGTTTACCACAAATCAGATTTTAT GTCATCCATGGATTTTGGAAAATACTAGCAGACACGGTTAA